A part of Dasypus novemcinctus isolate mDasNov1 chromosome 5, mDasNov1.1.hap2, whole genome shotgun sequence genomic DNA contains:
- the SLC13A4 gene encoding solute carrier family 13 member 4 isoform X11, whose protein sequence is MTETACAYVLIVTAVYWVSEAVPLGAAALVPAFLYPFFGVLRSNEVAAEYFKNTTLLLVGVICVAAAVEKWNLHKRIALRMVIMAGAKPGMLLLCFMCCTTLLSMWLSNTSTTAMVMPIVEAVLQELISAEDEQLVEGNSSAQEAAPISLEENNCQPSLELIFVNEDTSTIDFTSLMQNKNLNGVPTITSPSKTAAPQSKKQQPSQEKPLVLTLSPRKQELNRKYRSQHDQMICKCLSLSISYAATIGGLTTIIGTSTSLIFLEHFNSQYPAAEVVNFGTWFLFSFPISLIMLVVSWFWMHWLFLGCNFKDTCSLSKKKKTKREELSEKRIQEEYEKLGDISYPEMVTGFFFILMTILWFTREPGFVPGWDSFFEKKGYRTDATVSVFLGFLLFLIPAKKPCFGKTNAGENQEPSQGMEPIITWKDFQQTMPWEIVILVGGGYALASGSKSSGLSTWIGHQMLSLSSFPPWAITLLACVLVSIVTEFVSNPATITIFLPILCSLVKAGLGVNVFGLVIVMVAINTWGISLFHLDTFPAWAKVSNITDQA, encoded by the exons GTGGCGGCTGAGTACTTCAAGAACACCACACTGCTGCTGGTTGGTGTCATCTGCGTGGCGGCGGCCGTGGAGAAGTGGAACCTGCACAAGCGCATCGCTCTGCGCATGGTCATAATGGCGGGAGCCAAGCCAGGCAT GCTGCTGCTCTGCTTCATGTGCTGCACCACGTTGCTGTCCATGtggctctccaatacctccaCCACCGCCATGGTGATGCCCATTGTGGAAGCTGTGCTGCAGGAGCTGATCAGTGCTGAGGACGAGCAGCTTGTGGAGGGGAACTCCAGTGCTCAAGAGGCTGCGCCCATCA GTCTTGAGGAAAACAATTGTCAACCTTCCCTGGAACTCATCTTTGTCAATGAAGA CACATCGACTATAGACTTCACTTCTCTGATGCAGAACAAG AACCTGAATGGTGTGCCCACAATCACGAGCCCCAGCAAAACAGCAGCCCCCCAGAGCAAGAAGCAGCAGCCATCCCAG GAAAAGCCACTAGTCCTGACCCTCAGCCCCAGGAAACAGGAGCTGAACAGAAAGTACAGATCCCAGCACGACCAAATGATCTGCAAGTGCCTCTCTCTGAGCATATCCTATGCCGCCACCATTGGGGGCCTGACCACCATCATTGGCACCTCTACAAGTCTCATTTTCCTGGAACACTTCAACAG CCAGTATCCAGCTGCAGAAGTAGTAAACTTTGGGACCTGGTTCCTCTTCAGCTTCCCCATATCCCTCATCATGCTGGTAGTCAGCTGGTTCTGGATGCACTGGCTGTTCCTGGGCTGCAA TTTTAAAGACACCTGCTCTCTGAGCAAGAAGAAGAAGACCAAAAGGGAGGAGTTGTCAGAGAAGAGGATCCAAGAGGAATATGAAAAGCTGGGAGACATTAG CTACCCTGAAATGGTGACTGGATTCTTCTTCATCTTGATGACCATTCTGTGGTTCACCCGGGAGCCTGGCTTTGTCCCTGGCTGGGATTCTTTCTTTGAAAA GAAAGGCTACCGCACTGATGCTACAGTCTCTGtcttcctgggcttcctcctcttcctgattCCAGCTAAGAAACCTTGCTTTGGAAAAACAAATGCTG GGGAGAACCAGGAGCCCTCACAAGGGATGGAACCCATCATTACATGGAAGGACTTCCAGCAGACCATGCCCTGGGAAATTGTCATTCTGGTGGGAGGAGGCTATGCACTGGCTTCTGGAAGCAAG AGCTCTGGCCTTTCCACGTGGATTGGGCACCAGATGTTATCCCTGAGTAGCTTCCCACCATGGGCTATCACCCTGCTGGCATGTGTCCTGGTGTCCATTGTCACAGAGTTTGTGAGCAACCCAGCCACCATCACCATCTTCCTGCCCATCCTGTGCAGCCTG GTGAAAGCTGGTCTGGGGGTCAATGTCTTTGGCCTGGTGATAGTGATGGTGGCCATCAACACATGGGGAATTAGTCTCTTCCACCTGGACACTTTTCCAGCCTGGGCTAAGGTCAGTAACATCACTGATCAGGCCTAA
- the SLC13A4 gene encoding solute carrier family 13 member 4 isoform X5 codes for MTETACAYVLIVTAVYWVSEAVPLGAAALVPAFLYPFFGVLRSNEVAAEYFKNTTLLLVGVICVAAAVEKWNLHKRIALRMVIMAGAKPGMLLLCFMCCTTLLSMWLSNTSTTAMVMPIVEAVLQELISAEDEQLVEGNSSAQEAAPISLEENNCQPSLELIFVNEDTSTIDFTSLMQNKNLNGVPTITSPSKTAAPQSKKQQPSQEKPLVLTLSPRKQELNRKYRSQHDQMICKCLSLSISYAATIGGLTTIIGTSTSLIFLEHFNSQYPAAEVVNFGTWFLFSFPISLIMLVVSWFWMHWLFLGCNFKDTCSLSKKKKTKREELSEKRIQEEYEKLGDISYPEMVTGFFFILMTILWFTREPGFVPGWDSFFEKKGYRTDATVSVFLGFLLFLIPAKKPCFGKTNAGENQEPSQGMEPIITWKDFQQTMPWEIVILVGGGYALASGSKSSGLSTWIGHQMLSLSSFPPWAITLLACVLVSIVTEFVSNPATITIFLPILCSLSETLHINPLYTLIPVTMCISFAVMLPVGNPPNAIVFSYGHCQIKDMVKAGLGVNVFGLVIVMVAINTWGISLFHLDTFPAWAKVSNITDQA; via the exons GTGGCGGCTGAGTACTTCAAGAACACCACACTGCTGCTGGTTGGTGTCATCTGCGTGGCGGCGGCCGTGGAGAAGTGGAACCTGCACAAGCGCATCGCTCTGCGCATGGTCATAATGGCGGGAGCCAAGCCAGGCAT GCTGCTGCTCTGCTTCATGTGCTGCACCACGTTGCTGTCCATGtggctctccaatacctccaCCACCGCCATGGTGATGCCCATTGTGGAAGCTGTGCTGCAGGAGCTGATCAGTGCTGAGGACGAGCAGCTTGTGGAGGGGAACTCCAGTGCTCAAGAGGCTGCGCCCATCA GTCTTGAGGAAAACAATTGTCAACCTTCCCTGGAACTCATCTTTGTCAATGAAGA CACATCGACTATAGACTTCACTTCTCTGATGCAGAACAAG AACCTGAATGGTGTGCCCACAATCACGAGCCCCAGCAAAACAGCAGCCCCCCAGAGCAAGAAGCAGCAGCCATCCCAG GAAAAGCCACTAGTCCTGACCCTCAGCCCCAGGAAACAGGAGCTGAACAGAAAGTACAGATCCCAGCACGACCAAATGATCTGCAAGTGCCTCTCTCTGAGCATATCCTATGCCGCCACCATTGGGGGCCTGACCACCATCATTGGCACCTCTACAAGTCTCATTTTCCTGGAACACTTCAACAG CCAGTATCCAGCTGCAGAAGTAGTAAACTTTGGGACCTGGTTCCTCTTCAGCTTCCCCATATCCCTCATCATGCTGGTAGTCAGCTGGTTCTGGATGCACTGGCTGTTCCTGGGCTGCAA TTTTAAAGACACCTGCTCTCTGAGCAAGAAGAAGAAGACCAAAAGGGAGGAGTTGTCAGAGAAGAGGATCCAAGAGGAATATGAAAAGCTGGGAGACATTAG CTACCCTGAAATGGTGACTGGATTCTTCTTCATCTTGATGACCATTCTGTGGTTCACCCGGGAGCCTGGCTTTGTCCCTGGCTGGGATTCTTTCTTTGAAAA GAAAGGCTACCGCACTGATGCTACAGTCTCTGtcttcctgggcttcctcctcttcctgattCCAGCTAAGAAACCTTGCTTTGGAAAAACAAATGCTG GGGAGAACCAGGAGCCCTCACAAGGGATGGAACCCATCATTACATGGAAGGACTTCCAGCAGACCATGCCCTGGGAAATTGTCATTCTGGTGGGAGGAGGCTATGCACTGGCTTCTGGAAGCAAG AGCTCTGGCCTTTCCACGTGGATTGGGCACCAGATGTTATCCCTGAGTAGCTTCCCACCATGGGCTATCACCCTGCTGGCATGTGTCCTGGTGTCCATTGTCACAGAGTTTGTGAGCAACCCAGCCACCATCACCATCTTCCTGCCCATCCTGTGCAGCCTG TCTGAAACGCTGCACATTAACCCACTCTACACCCTGATCCCAGTCACCATGTGCATCTCCTTTGCAGTGATGTTGCCTGTGGGCAATCCCCCCAATGCCATTGTCTTCAGCTATGGGCATTGCCAGATCAAAGATATG GTGAAAGCTGGTCTGGGGGTCAATGTCTTTGGCCTGGTGATAGTGATGGTGGCCATCAACACATGGGGAATTAGTCTCTTCCACCTGGACACTTTTCCAGCCTGGGCTAAGGTCAGTAACATCACTGATCAGGCCTAA
- the SLC13A4 gene encoding solute carrier family 13 member 4 isoform X4 codes for MTETACAYVLIVTAVYWVSEAVPLGAAALVPAFLYPFFGVLRSNEVAAEYFKNTTLLLVGVICVAAAVEKWNLHKRIALRMVIMAGAKPGMLLLCFMCCTTLLSMWLSNTSTTAMVMPIVEAVLQELISAEDEQLVEGNSSAQEAAPISLEENNCQPSLELIFVNEDTSTIDFTSLMQNKNLNGVPTITSPSKTAAPQSKKQQPSQEKPLVLTLSPRKQELNRKYRSQHDQMICKCLSLSISYAATIGGLTTIIGTSTSLIFLEHFNSQYPAAEVVNFGTWFLFSFPISLIMLVVSWFWMHWLFLGCNFKDTCSLSKKKKTKREELSEKRIQEEYEKLGDISYPEMVTGFFFILMTILWFTREPGFVPGWDSFFENHACLFTRKGYRTDATVSVFLGFLLFLIPAKKPCFGKTNAGENQEPSQGMEPIITWKDFQQTMPWEIVILVGGGYALASGSKSSGLSTWIGHQMLSLSSFPPWAITLLACVLVSIVTEFVSNPATITIFLPILCSLSETLHINPLYTLIPVTMCISFAVMLPVGNPPNAIVFSYGHCQIKDMVKAGLGVNVFGLVIVMVAINTWGISLFHLDTFPAWAKVSNITDQA; via the exons GTGGCGGCTGAGTACTTCAAGAACACCACACTGCTGCTGGTTGGTGTCATCTGCGTGGCGGCGGCCGTGGAGAAGTGGAACCTGCACAAGCGCATCGCTCTGCGCATGGTCATAATGGCGGGAGCCAAGCCAGGCAT GCTGCTGCTCTGCTTCATGTGCTGCACCACGTTGCTGTCCATGtggctctccaatacctccaCCACCGCCATGGTGATGCCCATTGTGGAAGCTGTGCTGCAGGAGCTGATCAGTGCTGAGGACGAGCAGCTTGTGGAGGGGAACTCCAGTGCTCAAGAGGCTGCGCCCATCA GTCTTGAGGAAAACAATTGTCAACCTTCCCTGGAACTCATCTTTGTCAATGAAGA CACATCGACTATAGACTTCACTTCTCTGATGCAGAACAAG AACCTGAATGGTGTGCCCACAATCACGAGCCCCAGCAAAACAGCAGCCCCCCAGAGCAAGAAGCAGCAGCCATCCCAG GAAAAGCCACTAGTCCTGACCCTCAGCCCCAGGAAACAGGAGCTGAACAGAAAGTACAGATCCCAGCACGACCAAATGATCTGCAAGTGCCTCTCTCTGAGCATATCCTATGCCGCCACCATTGGGGGCCTGACCACCATCATTGGCACCTCTACAAGTCTCATTTTCCTGGAACACTTCAACAG CCAGTATCCAGCTGCAGAAGTAGTAAACTTTGGGACCTGGTTCCTCTTCAGCTTCCCCATATCCCTCATCATGCTGGTAGTCAGCTGGTTCTGGATGCACTGGCTGTTCCTGGGCTGCAA TTTTAAAGACACCTGCTCTCTGAGCAAGAAGAAGAAGACCAAAAGGGAGGAGTTGTCAGAGAAGAGGATCCAAGAGGAATATGAAAAGCTGGGAGACATTAG CTACCCTGAAATGGTGACTGGATTCTTCTTCATCTTGATGACCATTCTGTGGTTCACCCGGGAGCCTGGCTTTGTCCCTGGCTGGGATTCTTTCTTTGAAAA CCACGCTTGTCTCTTTACTAGGAAAGGCTACCGCACTGATGCTACAGTCTCTGtcttcctgggcttcctcctcttcctgattCCAGCTAAGAAACCTTGCTTTGGAAAAACAAATGCTG GGGAGAACCAGGAGCCCTCACAAGGGATGGAACCCATCATTACATGGAAGGACTTCCAGCAGACCATGCCCTGGGAAATTGTCATTCTGGTGGGAGGAGGCTATGCACTGGCTTCTGGAAGCAAG AGCTCTGGCCTTTCCACGTGGATTGGGCACCAGATGTTATCCCTGAGTAGCTTCCCACCATGGGCTATCACCCTGCTGGCATGTGTCCTGGTGTCCATTGTCACAGAGTTTGTGAGCAACCCAGCCACCATCACCATCTTCCTGCCCATCCTGTGCAGCCTG TCTGAAACGCTGCACATTAACCCACTCTACACCCTGATCCCAGTCACCATGTGCATCTCCTTTGCAGTGATGTTGCCTGTGGGCAATCCCCCCAATGCCATTGTCTTCAGCTATGGGCATTGCCAGATCAAAGATATG GTGAAAGCTGGTCTGGGGGTCAATGTCTTTGGCCTGGTGATAGTGATGGTGGCCATCAACACATGGGGAATTAGTCTCTTCCACCTGGACACTTTTCCAGCCTGGGCTAAGGTCAGTAACATCACTGATCAGGCCTAA
- the SLC13A4 gene encoding solute carrier family 13 member 4 isoform X10: MTETACAYVLIVTAVYWVSEAVPLGAAALVPAFLYPFFGVLRSNEVAAEYFKNTTLLLVGVICVAAAVEKWNLHKRIALRMVIMAGAKPGMLLLCFMCCTTLLSMWLSNTSTTAMVMPIVEAVLQELISAEDEQLVEGNSSAQEAAPISLEENNCQPSLELIFVNEDTSTIDFTSLMQNKNLNGVPTITSPSKTAAPQSKKQQPSQEKPLVLTLSPRKQELNRKYRSQHDQMICKCLSLSISYAATIGGLTTIIGTSTSLIFLEHFNSQYPAAEVVNFGTWFLFSFPISLIMLVVSWFWMHWLFLGCNFKDTCSLSKKKKTKREELSEKRIQEEYEKLGDISYPEMVTGFFFILMTILWFTREPGFVPGWDSFFEKKGYRTDATVSVFLGFLLFLIPAKKPCFGKTNAGENQEPSQGMEPIITWKDFQQTMPWEIVILVGGGYALASGSKSSGLSTWIGHQMLSLSSFPPWAITLLACVLVSIVTEFVSNPATITIFLPILCSLSETLHINPLYTLIPVTMCISFAVMLPVGNPPNAIVFSYGHCQIKDMFTNES, encoded by the exons GTGGCGGCTGAGTACTTCAAGAACACCACACTGCTGCTGGTTGGTGTCATCTGCGTGGCGGCGGCCGTGGAGAAGTGGAACCTGCACAAGCGCATCGCTCTGCGCATGGTCATAATGGCGGGAGCCAAGCCAGGCAT GCTGCTGCTCTGCTTCATGTGCTGCACCACGTTGCTGTCCATGtggctctccaatacctccaCCACCGCCATGGTGATGCCCATTGTGGAAGCTGTGCTGCAGGAGCTGATCAGTGCTGAGGACGAGCAGCTTGTGGAGGGGAACTCCAGTGCTCAAGAGGCTGCGCCCATCA GTCTTGAGGAAAACAATTGTCAACCTTCCCTGGAACTCATCTTTGTCAATGAAGA CACATCGACTATAGACTTCACTTCTCTGATGCAGAACAAG AACCTGAATGGTGTGCCCACAATCACGAGCCCCAGCAAAACAGCAGCCCCCCAGAGCAAGAAGCAGCAGCCATCCCAG GAAAAGCCACTAGTCCTGACCCTCAGCCCCAGGAAACAGGAGCTGAACAGAAAGTACAGATCCCAGCACGACCAAATGATCTGCAAGTGCCTCTCTCTGAGCATATCCTATGCCGCCACCATTGGGGGCCTGACCACCATCATTGGCACCTCTACAAGTCTCATTTTCCTGGAACACTTCAACAG CCAGTATCCAGCTGCAGAAGTAGTAAACTTTGGGACCTGGTTCCTCTTCAGCTTCCCCATATCCCTCATCATGCTGGTAGTCAGCTGGTTCTGGATGCACTGGCTGTTCCTGGGCTGCAA TTTTAAAGACACCTGCTCTCTGAGCAAGAAGAAGAAGACCAAAAGGGAGGAGTTGTCAGAGAAGAGGATCCAAGAGGAATATGAAAAGCTGGGAGACATTAG CTACCCTGAAATGGTGACTGGATTCTTCTTCATCTTGATGACCATTCTGTGGTTCACCCGGGAGCCTGGCTTTGTCCCTGGCTGGGATTCTTTCTTTGAAAA GAAAGGCTACCGCACTGATGCTACAGTCTCTGtcttcctgggcttcctcctcttcctgattCCAGCTAAGAAACCTTGCTTTGGAAAAACAAATGCTG GGGAGAACCAGGAGCCCTCACAAGGGATGGAACCCATCATTACATGGAAGGACTTCCAGCAGACCATGCCCTGGGAAATTGTCATTCTGGTGGGAGGAGGCTATGCACTGGCTTCTGGAAGCAAG AGCTCTGGCCTTTCCACGTGGATTGGGCACCAGATGTTATCCCTGAGTAGCTTCCCACCATGGGCTATCACCCTGCTGGCATGTGTCCTGGTGTCCATTGTCACAGAGTTTGTGAGCAACCCAGCCACCATCACCATCTTCCTGCCCATCCTGTGCAGCCTG TCTGAAACGCTGCACATTAACCCACTCTACACCCTGATCCCAGTCACCATGTGCATCTCCTTTGCAGTGATGTTGCCTGTGGGCAATCCCCCCAATGCCATTGTCTTCAGCTATGGGCATTGCCAGATCAAAGATATG